The Stigmatopora argus isolate UIUO_Sarg chromosome 6, RoL_Sarg_1.0, whole genome shotgun sequence region AAAGGTTGATTTTTGCCACTTTGTCTGCAGAAAAATCTTCCCGCCTTGAGGCAACTCACCCCAGACTCAGCAGCCTTCATTCAGCAGAGTCAGCTTTCCCAAGCAGCCCCTAGTTCCGTCTTGCCCTCCTCACCAAGTCCTACTACCGTCGTCCTGAGTAGCCCCGCACCTCGCCTTGCCGCTCAACTCAACAGACCCCAGCTTCAGCCAAATGTTAGCAAACCTGGACAGACGCCGTCAATCGTAAATATCTGCCGCTCTCGCTTTGATAGTAACTTGTTGTTTTGACAGTAAAAGGACACATCCAGTGACTTAATCCACGTCTCGTTCTGCAGGTCCTCACGCCTCAGCAGCAGAGAGCAACGCTGAGACCTCAGGTACCCTTAGCGGTGTCCCCGATGGTGAATATCAGGAATCAGGCCCCTGGTCGCATCGTTTTGGGACAGCCGCAGGTCCATCTTAAAGAGCTGCATCCTTGTGAGCATATCACTTCAGAGTCACCTCATGATGACTTGATGGTCGCATTTAAACGGTCTTCTGTTTCCCAATTTTCGGCAGTTCCTGCAAAGTCAGTAGCGACAACCATTTCGAGACAAAGCTCGGCTGTAGTCGTGACTCCAGCGCAAAATAATCGGCTGAAAGAAGCGGCTGCTACTTTCAAGTAAGATGATGAGGCGGTTGTGTCCAATTAATGTACTCAATGTAGAATTGTATTAGGGTTATGCTTACCCCAGACATTGTTAATTTTGCTgaagaaaaatgattaattcCTTAGTAAACTTTATGTCATGAGCAGATCTATTTGAATATCTTTTTGTTAAGAAATATTGGGAGAGAAGTAACATAGTTCACTTGTGTACGTTGTAAAGCGATGtaagccttttttattgaatctGTATTCATGagtgtttaaaaaattaaatcgcTGAAACCTATACTTATAGGGATGACGACGATATCAACGATGTAGCCTCCATGGCTGGAGTAAACCTTTCTGAGGAAAGTGCCAACATCCTTGCAACTGGTTCTGGCCTTGTAGGAGCCGTGACACATTCCTGTAAGGATGAGACTTTTATTTCCTCCGTCATGTTACAGAGGAGAATGCTGGAAATTGGTAAGAAATGAAAGCTCTTACTGCCATATGCTCCTCtgtgtataaaaataatattgtcaCTATGGTTGAACATTTTACTACAGGATGGGAAATCACCAAGAGAGATCTACATCTTAGTCAAATTCCTCTCTTTATTGTTTTTGGCACTGCAGCCAGTACAAACTGCTTTTTTCTGTACTTATTCAATGGCATTGGCGGCTAACAATGGCATCATTAGTTTTAGTgcagtaaaaatataaaaatatactgtGAGTTGCTGGATGTAGCTCTTGATGCTGTTCGAGATATAACCTGCAATACTCTTTCTGCGTCAGCCCGCAGGCTTGGAGTGACAGACCTTGGTCCGGAGGTAATAAATTTGATCTCACATGCCACTCAGCAGCGACTACGTGATCTACTAGAAAGAGTTTCCCTAGTGGCCCAGCAGAGAACAGTCCATTTCAAGGTTTGTGTAcagctttaatactttaagagtGTTGTGGGAAAAATTCTTGTAGTTGTCAacaggtatttttttgttttttttgttgctgaacaaaGCAGGGAATCACAGACAAATTGTTTAACAGATTTTAATTGGACCGAATAAATATGCAATGAAatcaaagtacagtggtacctcgacatacgatcgtaatccgttccgagactgagatcgtatgacgagcttctcgtaactcgagcggacgtttcccattgaaatgaatggaaaacaaattaattcgttccaaccctctgaaaaaacaccaaaaacaggatattggattggaaaatatgttttatttcttctaattcgccatatattgacaaagtaacaaataacgagtggtttaatagcaataaaatgtgtttaatagaagtaaaattagacgcatttcgcggaggggaaagcaacgacacacggaggcggggggaggtgttgggggggactttatccacggcaacaacgcactcgtgtaaaacatgttttatttcttctaattcgccatgtattgacaaagtaataaataacgagtggtttaatagtaataaaatgtgtttcataaaagtaaaattagacgcatttcgacgggtgtggaaatgcaaagtccgcccagtgctcgtagatatattttatacacgaaagagattcaaaaaagacagtgccatggccacctggcttggtcgcatcacgaaattttgatcgtatctcgggcgaattattcgatcaaaatttccgtcgtaagacgagcatattgtatgacgagcggtcgtaagacgagcatattgtatgacgagcggtcgtatgacgaggtatgactgtacatttAGAATATCAGTGTTTCTCCTTTgttgctattttatttttagttttctttCACTTAAAGAACCCTGCACTTGTCCCCTGGCAGGAGGAGGAAAACCATGAACAGAGCAGTGATGTTCGTACTAAGCTCAAGTTTTTTGAGCAGCTGGATCAGTTAGAGAAACAGCGGAAGGAGGAACAAGAGAGAGAGATTCTCTTAAAAGCAGCAAAGGTAGTATAAATGCCCCCTGCTGAACATGTTTCTGTAATTGGGTGAGACTTGTCAACTCACGTCGCTTACACCAAAggttgcttttctttttttgcattgatgTTTCTTGTTTTCGTCAACGCAGTCTCGAGCTCGTCAAGAAGACCCTGAGCAACTGCGTCTGAAACAAAAAGCTAAAGAGGTGAGGAGGCGCTCtgctttaacctcctaagacctggcgtccacatgtttggacatcacatttttggttttcagactcttaaaaaattaaattaaattttggactataagggcctggcgtccacttatgatgtggacatcattttactcaaactacatcatgtaaaaagataattctttgtttgagGTCCcgattagcctaaatatcaaagagaaaataaaaatgatgcatGCCTtacaagagtttgggtcttaggaggttaattcCTTTAAACGCAGTGCagttaaagttttttttgggggtggtgGTGTTCTTTCCTTTCAGATGCAGCAGCAGGAACTGGCACAGATGAGACAGAGGGAAGCCAACTTGACCGCCCTGGCCGCCATCGGCCCTAGAAAGAAGAGGAAGATTCCTGAAACGCCTTCTTCCACCGCTGTCACGGAGGTAAAACCTGCAACATTCTGACTCAAGTCACATGGCCATGATTATCAAAACACAACAGTAGTCACATTTTGACCACCGAATTTTCAGTACATCTCGATAAAATAAAGCTTGTGTCCAACGTGTCCAAGGCTTAAATGTTAATATTAAGGCTTAAAACTGTGGTAAAAAgccaaattgaaaagaaaactcTTCTCTCTTGGCCAAGTGATAATTTGTAGGAAAACGTTTCTTCTCCTTGTATCCTATTCCAAAATGATTTGACTAAGTACAATTTGTAGCTAATCTATCTACCTCTTCTCATTTCTCTTGCCCAGCAGGGATCAGGCACCATTATTTCAGGGGGCGTCGGTTCATCGGGCTGCAGGCCCACACGGCAGCGCATCACGCGGGTCAATCTCAGGGATTTGCTCTTCTGTTTGGAGAACGAGAGATTTACCAGTAGATCCAATTTCCTTTACAAAGGCTTTCTCAAATAGACTCTATCAACAAAGAGAGGAGGCCGAACGGAGTGTGCGGGGAGACCGACCCCTCCCAGCACACTCGGTCAAGGCATACCAGGCTCCCAAGGAGACTATTTGAAACTGGGGTTCTTCACTTTAGCAGATAAAAGGACCTGCAAAAGTTTAGTATATACTGTAATGATAGATTAAGTCACCTTTCTACCTCCCCTTTAATGGCTTTTTGACCTCCTGAGCAGCAATGGACTCTGTGCACCTTCTCTCTGAAAAATCCGATTTGTTAATGAATGTGAttaatttgattgatttttcaaTTTACGCTATCATGCACTCACTAGTTTTCTTTGTTGGTAAGTGGATTACAATTTGAAGCACTGAAGGCAAACAATTAGTTTTTAACTAAACACATTTgtattaaatcattattttttgagTGAATTAGAACATTTACTTTCACACTGTGTGTCCTACTGAATTGTCTTTTTAAACTATAAGCCATAGCATTCTCTGCTGTAACCTGTACATATCTAGCCTCCTTCTCAGACTAGATTTTGATTCATATTTATTTACCAAATTTCTTCttgaataattaatttatttaaggCATTGTGTGTAccttaaatgtatacattaatttctcttttctttcagcTCATGGTGTGTAGATTCGCGTGTGTGAAGTGTGCTTCAGTTCAAATAACATCTGTCTCAATCCATATAACTCAAGTTGAAGGCAattgattgttttaattttttttaaagttccctGGCACAGTTCTACTTATTCTCATAGCCAATGCAATTCTAATGATATATTTTGTGCTCTTCTAGTAGCTATGATTGgaaatgtatatttgtaaatGTTACATATTTTACATGTTTTAATAGAATTTATCCATATaatgaaacaaatgttttcacaattaacatttttaataaattaacattttgCAGTAACCTTATCCTTTATGCTACAATGTCGCAGTAGGGGGCAGTATTGTATTGTGACGCCAATCCAATTCCTGTTGACcctgactttttattttatttatttaaattacctCCACTGATGAAATTGCCTTATACTAcgtagttgcatttttttaactgaCCTTGGATTAGCAGGACAAACTGAAGCTCTTCATATTCATACAAGAAATGGGTCTACTCAGCATTTTGGTTATCTATATGAACTGCACACAAAGTTTTATATTTACCTGTGgtaagactgatgttaattatattttgtccatgaatacttatcaactcatctcattttcagaaccgctttatcctcattagagtcgtgAGGGGTGGTGgagtcaatcccagctgtctccgggccagaggcgggggaaccctgaattggtggccagccgatcgcagggcaaaaggagacggacaaccatgcacattcatatccacacataggggcaatttagagtgtc contains the following coding sequences:
- the taf4a gene encoding transcription initiation factor TFIID subunit 4 isoform X2 is translated as MNCQSSGSAVPSSGTAAAAAAACNNSCPVTSVSSVSSKGSIAGVVAPSSNSVIQTPLPNSHGVITSGPTVTPTSGATVTLVRPPMHTAQLGATLNGNNDGIRTVAPTAKVESPAPAAAAHLQVAAKLPVTPELAGAPRAVGPGGVQTQMLSPRPPLTSTGQPSLHNIQLPPGMVLVRSEAGQLLMIHQQALAQMQAQALGGMAPRTAAPSMPPGQVPLNTIISRQASPSTMIRQGCPTPTSLPSTTTLHRPPVFQSSVGTAVPGMAQRSQAAATTITMSKETMENVNKCRNFLSTLIKLTCTGKRLTEAASVKQLVKDLLESKLEAEEFTSRLYKELNSSPQPYLVPFLEKNLPALRQLTPDSAAFIQQSQLSQAAPSSVLPSSPSPTTVVLSSPAPRLAAQLNRPQLQPNVSKPGQTPSIVLTPQQQRATLRPQVPLAVSPMVNIRNQAPGRIVLGQPQVHLKELHPFPAKSVATTISRQSSAVVVTPAQNNRLKEAAATFKDDDDINDVASMAGVNLSEESANILATGSGLVGAVTHSCKDETFISSVMLQRRMLEIARRLGVTDLGPEVINLISHATQQRLRDLLERVSLVAQQRTVHFKEEENHEQSSDVRTKLKFFEQLDQLEKQRKEEQEREILLKAAKSRARQEDPEQLRLKQKAKEMQQQELAQMRQREANLTALAAIGPRKKRKIPETPSSTAVTEQGSGTIISGGVGSSGCRPTRQRITRVNLRDLLFCLENERFTSRSNFLYKGFLK
- the taf4a gene encoding transcription initiation factor TFIID subunit 4 isoform X1 codes for the protein MNCQSSGSAVPSSGTAAAAAAACNNSCPVTSVSSVSSKGSIAGVVAPSSNSVIQTPLPNSHGVITSGPTVTPTSGATVTLVRPPMHTAQLGATLNGNNDGIRTVAPTAKVESPAPAAAAHLQVAAKLPVTPELAGAPRAVGPGGVQTQMLSPRPPLTSTGQPSLHNIQLPPGMVLVRSEAGQLLMIHQQALAQMQAQALGGMAPRTAAPSMPPGQVPLNTIISRQASPSTMIRQGCPTPTSLPSTTTLHRPPVFQSSVGTAVPGMAQRSQAAATTITMSKETMENVNKCRNFLSTLIKLTCTGKRLTEAASVKQLVKDLLESKLEAEEFTSRLYKELNSSPQPYLVPFLEKNLPALRQLTPDSAAFIQQSQLSQAAPSSVLPSSPSPTTVVLSSPAPRLAAQLNRPQLQPNVSKPGQTPSIVLTPQQQRATLRPQVPLAVSPMVNIRNQAPGRIVLGQPQVHLKELHPCEHITSESPHDDLMVAFKRSSVSQFSAVPAKSVATTISRQSSAVVVTPAQNNRLKEAAATFKDDDDINDVASMAGVNLSEESANILATGSGLVGAVTHSCKDETFISSVMLQRRMLEIARRLGVTDLGPEVINLISHATQQRLRDLLERVSLVAQQRTVHFKEEENHEQSSDVRTKLKFFEQLDQLEKQRKEEQEREILLKAAKSRARQEDPEQLRLKQKAKEMQQQELAQMRQREANLTALAAIGPRKKRKIPETPSSTAVTEGSGTIISGGVGSSGCRPTRQRITRVNLRDLLFCLENERFTSRSNFLYKGFLK